The Medicago truncatula cultivar Jemalong A17 chromosome 4, MtrunA17r5.0-ANR, whole genome shotgun sequence genome includes a region encoding these proteins:
- the LOC25494118 gene encoding uncharacterized protein has translation MTDDNNNKPNSGKKVMKEQVMVLKNNGPMKNTLNASMQKDVQIHGIGNTAKSMVYTHQVQGHRNKSNVANAEDIPPDKNIIGSRTSTINGSILNHEIPCAMILGEEKHTPPYKDNGILSWNIRGAVSSEGKRQAHVLIRRYNPMLIVLMETHCQFARVANFWQGLGYVKCAISEATRHAGGVYASPRITNRDNLWGITNRRSQYTWYRKEGGLHKIAKRLDRALGDSDWRRLFPEAYVENLVRCYFDQRPLLLRSRGFVPNRQARPFCFQAAWLTHEDFDNVVKTAWDRNHADITTGLDEVRKEALVFNDEVFGNIFRRKKDLEFQICKIQKRLEVVDSVWLNLRERELQKQYREVLQQEELLWFQKSREKWVKFGDRNTKFLVY, from the exons ATGACTGACGACAACAATAATAAACCAAATAGTGGGAAAAAGGTTATGAAGGAACAAGTAATGGTTTTAAAGAATAATGGGCCCATGAAGAACACTCTCAATGCATCTATGCAAAAGGATGTCCAAATACATGGCATAGGGAATACTGCCAAGTCCATGGTTTATACGCATCAGGTGCAGGGACACAGGAATAAATCAAATGTTGCTAATGCCGAAGATATTCCACCTGATAAAAACATCATTGGGTCTAGAACATCAACAATTAATGGGTCTATTCTAAACCATGAAATTCCTTGTGCTATGATACTTGGTGAGGAAAAGCATACACCCCCATACAAGGATAACGG TATCCTTAGTTGGAATATTAGAGGTGCAGTTAGTTCTGAAGGGAAACGACAAGCTCATGTCCTTATTCGTCGTTATAACCCGATGTTAATAGTTCTTATGGAAACCCACTGCCAATTTGCTAGAGTTGCTAATTTCTGGCAAGGCTTGGGGTATGTGAAATGTGCCATCTCTGAGGCAACGAGGCATGCTGGAG GAGTTTATGCTAGTCCTCGAATTACCAACAGAGATAATCTTTGGGGAATTACCAACAGGA GAAGTCAATATACATGGTATAGAAAGGAAGGTGGTCTTCACAAAATTGCTAAACGACTTGATAGAGCTTTAGGGGATTCTGATTGGCGTAGATTATTTCCCGAAGCTTATGTGGAGAACTTGGTTAGGTGTTACTTTGATCAGAGACCATTATTGTTGAGAAGCAGAGGTTTTGTTCCAAATAGACAAGCCCGTCCATTCTGTTTTCAAGCCGCATGGCTTACTCATGAAGATTTTGACAACGTCGTTAAGACAGCCTGGGATCGTAATCATGCTGATATAACAACCGGCCTCGACGAGGTTCGTAAAGAAGCTTTGGTGTTTAATGATGAAGTATTTGGTAATATCTTCAGAAGAAAAAAGGACCTTGAGTTTCAGATTTGTAAAATTCAGAAACGACTGGAAGTAGTAGATTCTGTTTGGCTTAACCTTCGAGAACGTGAGCTCCAAAAACAATATAGAGAAGTTCTCCAACAAGAGGAGCTTCTTTGGTTCCAAAAGTCTAGAGAGAAGTGGGTGAAATTTGGAGATAGGAATACTAAGTTCTTGGTTTATTAG
- the LOC11422324 gene encoding probable methionine--tRNA ligase produces MAENQRAAKVPVEGKRNILITSALPYVNNVPHLGNIIGCVLSADVYARYCRLRGYNVLYICGTDEYGTPIVTRALEQNCSPKQIADKYHAIHKEVYDWFDISFDKFGRTSSPEQTEICQSIFQKIFDNKWISERTMEQLYCDTCERFLCDRLVEGTCPTPECEYGSARGDQCDKCGKLLNPTELKNPRCKVCEKSPRLRDTDHLFLELPLFKDKLEKYVNEMSVVGSWSQNAIQTTNARLRDGLERRCITRDLKWGVPVPHEKYSNKVFYVWFDAPIGYISITACYTHDWEKWWKNPENVELYQFMGKDNVFFHTVIFPSTLLGTGENWTLMKTISVTEYLKYESGKFSKSDGIGVFGNDVKDTNIPVEVWRYYLLINRPEVSDTDFTWPDLQAKLNNELLNNLGNFVNRVLSFIAKPEGEGYNSTVPAVPEDVSGDSHDPTKKLADKVSAYLDQYIEAMEKVKLKQGLKIAMSISGEGNAYLQETAFWRLYKENRSLCSLVIKTAAGIVYLLACLLEPFMPSFTLEVFKQLNLSVEVHLSLSDDKGDVDRVRRPWDILSAGHKIGTPKPLFRELKDEELEGYKNKFAGSQADRIIRAEAEAENVAEQLKKTEVSDSKGKRKQSDGAKNKAAAEQDITITRLDIRVGLIKKAEKHPDADSLYIEEIDVGEEQTRTVVSGLVKYIPVDQLQNRKVCVLCNLKPATMRGIKSQAMVLAASNDDHTKVELVEPPSSACVGERITFPGHEGKPDELLNPKKKIWETLQTELHTNEELVACYKNVPLTTSAGVCKVLSITGSIR; encoded by the exons ATGGCAGAAAATCAGAGAGCGGCGAAGGTTCCGGTGGAAGGAAAACGGAACATCCTCATCACAAGTGCACTTCCTTATGTCAACAACGTTCCTCATCTCGGCAACATCATTGGAT GTGTGTTGAGTGCCGACGTTTATGCTCGTTACTGTCGACTTAGGGGTTACAATGTTCTCTACATTTGTGGTACTGATGAGTATGGTACTCCAATTGTTACTAGAGCTTTGGAACAGAATTGTTCTCCTAAACAAATTGCTGACAA ATACCATGCTATTCATAAGGAGGTCTACGATTGGTTTGATATAAGTTTTGATAAATTTGGGCGAACCTCTTCTCCTGAGCAAACTGAAATTTGCCAGTCAATTTTCCAAAAGATATTTGATAACAAATGGATCTCCGAGAGAACAATGGAGCAG CTTTACTGCGATACCTGCGAGAGGTTCTTGTGTGATCGGCTTGTGGAAGGTACCTGTCCAACTCCTGAGTGTGAGTATGGTTCTGCACGAGGTGACCAATGCGATAAGTGTGGAAAGCTTCTCAATCCTACAGAGTTGAAGAATCCTAGGTGCAAG GTTTGTGAAAAAAGTCCTCGTCTTCGTGATACAGACCACTTATTTCTTGAGCTTCCTCTGTTCAAAGATAAATTGGAAAAATATGTCAACGAGATGTCTGTGGTCGGATCCTGGAGTCAGAACGCTATTCAAACAACCAATGCACGGCTAAGAGATGGATTAGAGCGACGCTGTATAACTAGAGATCTGAAGTGGGGGGTTCCTGTTCCACATGAAAAATATAGTAATAAG GTTTTCTATGTGTGGTTTGATGCGCCTATTGGTTATATATCAATCACCGCATGCTACACACATGATTGGGAGAAATGGTGGAAAAACCCAGAGAATGTGGAGCTGTATCAGTTTATGGGAAAAGACAATGTGTTCTTCCACACG GTAATATTTCCATCTACTCTACTCGGAACCGGTGAAAATTGGACTTTAATGAAGACTATTAGTGTTACTGAATACTTGAAGTATGAATCAG GGAAGTTTTCTAAGAGCGATGGCATCGGGGTATTCGGTAATGATGTGAAGGACACTAATATTCCCGTTGAAGTGTGGAGATATTACCTGCTCATAAATAGGCCCGAG GTATCAGATACAGACTTTACATGGCCTGACTTGCAAGCAAAATTAAATAATGAGTTGCTGAATAATTTGGGAAACTTCGTCAACCGAGTTTTGAGTTTTATTGCCAAACCTGAAG GTGAAGGATATAATTCCACTGTTCCTGCTGTTCCTGAGGATGTAAGTGGCGACTCCCATGATCCAACCAAAAAATTGGCCGATAAAGTTTCCGCATATTTGGATCAATACATAGAAGCCATGGAAAAG gttaaattaaaGCAAGGATTAAAAATTGCAATGAGTATATCAGGCGAGGGGAATGCATATTTGCAG GAAACTGCATTTTGGCGCCTTTACAAGGAAAACCGATCTCTCTGCTCTCTTGTTATAAAAACTGCTGCTGGGATTGTATATCTTCTTGCTTGTTTATTGGAACCCTTTATGCCATCTTTCACTCTTGAG GTATTTAAGCAGCTAAATTTGTCTGTGGAGGTTCATCTTTCACTTTCTGATGATAAAGGCGACGTTGATAGAGTAAGAAGACCCTGGGATATTCTAAGTGCTGGTCATAAAATTGGAACACCCAAGCCATTGTTCAGGGAGTTG AAAGATGAAGAATTGGAGGGCTACAAGAATAAGTTTGCAGGAAGTCAAGCTGATAGGATTATACGTGCAGAGGCTGAAGCTGAAAATGTTGCTGAACAATTGAAGAAAACAGAAGTTTCAG ATAGCAAAGGGAAGAGAAAACAATCCGATGGAGCCAAAAACAAGGCTGCTGCTGAACAAGATATCACGATCACCAGGCTTGATATTCGGGTTGGTCTCATAAAAAAGGCTGAAAAGCATCCTGATGCTGATTCGTTATACATTGAAGAGATTGATGTTGGTGAAGAACAAACAAGAACCGTTGTCAGTGGACTTGTCAAGTATATACCAGTTGACCAACTGCAG AACCGAAAGGTATGTGTACTTTGCAACCTAAAGCCAGCAACCATGAGGGGAATTAAATCTCAAGCAATGGTTCTTGCTGCTTCCAATGATGATCACACTAAG GTTGAGTTGGTTGAACCGCCCAGTTCTGCTTGTGTTGGAGAAAGAATTACTTTTCCAGGACATGAAGGGAAGCCTGACGAACTCTTAAACCCGAAGAAGAAAATTTGGGAGACATTGCAAACAGAGCTGCACACAAATGAAGAGCTAGTTGCATGCTACAAAAATGTTCCACTTACCACATCAGCTGGTGTTTGCAAGGTTTTATCCATAACTGGATCAATAAGGTAG
- the LOC11416246 gene encoding TATA-box-binding protein 1, translating to MFVMQNSLQHFPFLIMKIRKPKATALIYSSGKMICTGGNEKQSKLAARKYTRIIQKCGFPVKFKDFKIHGPRNVNFRRWLKGLIADSHGASSSVNLVDEVSQSIQQLTI from the exons ATGTTTGTGATGCAAAATTCTTTGCAGCATTTCCCTTTTCTCATTATGAAGATCAGAAAACCAAAAGCAACTGCACTTATCTATTCTTCTGGGAAGATG ATTTGTACTGGAGGCAATGAGAAACAGTCTAAATTGGCTGCAAGGAAG TATACCCGTATCATACAAAAGTGTGGTTTTCCCGTCAAATTTAAG GATTTCAAGATTCACGGCCCTCGTAATGTCAACTTCCGCAGATGGTTGAAGGGTCTTATTGCAGATTCCCATGGTGCTTCATCTAGTGTAAACTTGGTTGACGAAGTTTCCCAAAGTATTCAGCAACTCACTATTTAA
- the LOC11417754 gene encoding peroxidase 40, protein MAMKLAILLCLVILNLTSAFAARVNDAYGGDTDTGSPLGTDIYQYSCPEAEAIIFSWVEQAVSSDPRMAASLLRLHFHDCFVNGCDASVLLDDTENFVGEKTAAPNVNSLRGFDVINEIKSELEVVCPQTVSCADILATAARDSVLLSGGPTWEVQMGRKDSITASKAGANNNIPGPNSTVDMLVAKFENVGLTLQDMVALSGAHTIGKARCSTFSSRLRSNSVSDGPYVNAEFVSSLKRLCSGQDNSNRIAHLDLVTPATFDNQYYINLLSGEGLLPSDQTLVNGNDQTRQIVETYVANPFVFFDDFKNSMVKMGSLGTATQSIGQIRRDCRTIN, encoded by the exons ATGGCTATGAAGTTAGCAATATTATTGTGTTTGGTGATACTCAACCTCACTTCAGCATTTGCAGCCAGAGTGAATGATGCCTATGGTGGTGATACAGATACTGGCAGTCCATTAGGGACTGACATATACCAATACAGTTGCCCTGAAGCAGAGGCCATAATCTTCTCTTGGGTGGAACAAGCTGTCTCTAGTGACCCAAGAATGGCTGCTTCATTGCTAAGGCTACATTTTCATGATTGCTTTGTCAAT GGTTGTGATGCTTCAGTCTTGCTGGATGACACAGAAAACTTTGTTGGTGAGAAAACAGCTGCTCCAAACGTGAATTCACTTAGAGGATTTGATGTAATCAATGAAATAAAATCTGAACTAGAAGTAGTTTGTCCACAAACTGTTTCTTGTGCTGACATACTAGCAACTGCTGCTCGAGATTCGGTTCTTCTG TCAGGAGGACCAACTTGGGAGGTGCAAATGGGAAGAAAAGATAGTATAACGGCTAGCAAGGCAGGAGCAAATAATAACATTCCGGGACCAAACTCAACAGTTGATATGCTTGTGGCCAAGTTTGAAAACGTAGGCCTTACACTTCAAGACATGGTTGCCCTCTCAG GTGCACATACAATAGGAAAAGCCCGCTGCTCAACATTTAGCTCTCGCTTACGAAGTAACAGCGTCTCAGACGGTCCATATGTTAATGCTGAATTTGTATCATCATTGAAGCGGTTGTGCTCGGGGCAAGATAATAGCAACCGAATTGCACATCTTGACCTGGTCACACCAGCAACATTTGATAATCAATACTATATCAATCTTCTATCTGGGGAAGGATTGCTTCCATCGGACCAAACTTTGGTGAATGGGAATGATCAGACACGACAGATTGTCGAAACCTATGTAGCAAATCcgtttgttttctttgatgacTTCAAGAATTCAATGGTGAAAATGGGAAGCTTGGGAACAGCTACACAGAGCATCGGGCAGATTCGCAGAGACTGCCGaactattaattaa
- the LOC11418334 gene encoding flowering time control protein FCA, whose translation MNYNHRRSPGGFRPAPLHRSNFDSPPRWSPGRVGGGLRPPPAGDGFRPVGGDEFGFNLPPPPLSGQKRGFPFSGRGASPDHSDGGNFAKLFVGSVPRTATEEDIRPLFEEHGNVVEVALIKDRKTGQHQGCCFIKYATSEEADQAIRALHNRHTLPGGVGPIQVRYADGERERLGAVEYKLFVGSLNKQASVKEVEEVFSKYGRIEDVYLMRDDQKQSRGCGFVKYSHRDMALAAINALNGIYTMRGCEQPLIVRFADPKRPRQGDSRGPAFGSAGFGPRLDSPGTRLPSNNSDPMGDHIPPPNAWRPIPQPNTGTSFNAGFHGMGPPLIPRSGDMALPINAGGPMTGMGVSIDGRFQTQSPSAMPQQNFNQPQPQIPPVNQQIPPSQKPIQSSQEFPPSHQLYPQAPIPYPQTSTRPSFRQHGQPQPLPAGPQGLGINAQFSVSQPQSQQGVLSATFPQTSLDTSMQSNTALTTPSQQQIPPSMQQQQHPLQPLPQSPSQLAQLLSQQTQTLQASFHSSQQAFSQLQQQLQMMQPSSQASPLQHHAEATKTQSQWGGTVSQAATGTHVAAPAAGVPSSTPATSSVQPISQNTTLGNCNWTEHLSPEGFKYYYNSVTGESRWEKPEELTSSEQQKQLLNQSVQQSQIQGQPSIPPTQQVAQNQQVQPQSHFRGQVHHQQIQQPSSFQAYGVTGHQNVQELGYKQSQTSFVSAGDPGRYSQGINNTQELMWKNRPTGV comes from the exons ATGAACTACAACCACCGTCGAAGTCCTGGTGGTTTCCGCCCCGCCCCTCTCCACCGTAGCAACTTTGATAGTCCCCCACGGTGGTCTCCGGGTAGGGTTGGAGGTGGTCTCCGTCCTCCACCTGCCGGAGATGGCTTCAGACCGGTGGGCGGTGATGAATTTGGATTCAACCTGCCACCACCGCCGTTGTCTGGTCAGAAACGTGGGTTTCCGTTCTCTGGTCGTGGTGCTTCACCGG ATCATTCTGATGGTGGAAATTTTGCCAAACTTTTTGTTGGGTCTGTTCCCCGAACAGCAACTGAGGAAGAT ATCCGTCCTTTGTTTGAGGAACACGGGAATGTGGTTGAGGTCGCCCTGATCAAAGATAGAAAAACAGGACAGCATCAAG gttgttgttttataaaatatgctACCTCAGAGGAAGCTGATCAGGCAATTAGAGCATTGCACAATCGACATACTCTTCCCGGA GGTGTTGGTCCCATCCAAGTGCGGTATGCTGATGGCGAACGAGAACGCCttg GTGCAGTTGAGTACAAACTATTCGTGGGCTCTCTGAACAAACAGGCCAGTGTAAAGGAAGTCGAGGAA GTTTTCTCAAAATATGGACGGATTGAAGATGTTTATCTTATGCGTGATGACCAGAAGCAGAGTCGTG GATGCGGTTTTGTCAAATACTCTCATAGAGATATGGCACTGGCAGCTATTAATGCACTTAATGGAATATATACAATGAGA GGTTGTGAACAACCACTGATTGTCCGGTTCGCTGATCCTAAGAGACCTCGTCAAGGAGATTCCAG GGGTCCTGCATTTGGATCTGCAGGATTTGGTCCAAGATTGGATTCACCAGGCACTAG ACTTCCATCAAATAATTCTGATCCTATGGGTGATCATATTCCTCCCCCTAATGCTTGGCGTCCAATCCCTCAACCAAATACTGGGACATCCTTCAATGCTGGTTTTCATGGCATGGGGCCTCCATTGATTCCAAGATCCGGGGACATGGCATTGCCTATAAATGCA GGTGGTCCTATGACTGGCATGGGAGTCTCCATAGATGGTCGTTTTCAAACTCAGTCTCCGTCAGCAATGCCGCAACAG AATTTCAACCAGCCTCAACCACAAATTCCACCGGTCAATCAACAAATACCTCCATCACAGAAACCTATTCAATCATCTCAGGAGTTTCCACCTTCACACCAGTTATATCCTCAAGCTCCGATTCCCTATCCACAAACATCCACACGTCCATCTTTCAGGCAGCATGGTCAGCCACAACCTCTCCCTGCTGGTCCACAGGGACTGGGCATAAATGCACAGTTTTCAGTTTCTCAGCCTCAAAGTCAGCAGGGTGTTTTGTCTGCTACATTTCCTCAGACCTCTCTTGATACCAGCATGCAATCTAATACCGCATTGACTACTCCAAGTCAACAGCAAATTCCTCCTTCTATGCAGCAGCAGCAACATCCACTTCAACCTCTTCCACAATCCCCTTCTCAGTTAGCTCAATTGTTGTCACAACAAACACAGACGTTACAAGCAAGCTTTCATTCATCTCAGCAGGCCTTCTCCCAGCTTCAACAACAATTACAGATGATGCAACCATCCAGTCAAGCATCGCCATTGCAGCATCATGCAGAAGCTACTAAAACACAG tctcAATGGGGTGGGACTGTATCGCAAGCAGCGACCGGCACTCATGTAGCTGCACCTGCTGCAGGTGTTCCTTCATCAACACCTGCTACTTCTTCTGTACAACCAATAAGCCAGAACACAACTCTTGGAAATTGTAATTGGACAGAGCATCTATCTCCCGAGGGCTTCAAATACTACTATAATAGTGTAACTGGGGAAAGTCGG TGGGAGAAACCCGAAGAGTTGACATCATCTGAACAGCAAAAACAACTGCTCAATCAGTCTGTTCAGCAGTCTCAAATTCAGGGACAGCCTTCAATACCACCCACCCAGCAAGTTGCACAAAACCAACAGGTTCAGCCTCAAAGTCATTTTCGAGGACAAGTTCACCATCAACAAATACAGCAGCCTTCGTCG TTCCAGGCATATGGAGTTACAGGTCATCAAAATGTTCAG GAACTTGGCTATAAACAGTCACAGACATCATTTGTTTCTGCCGGTGATCCTGGACGTTATTCACAG GGTATCAATAATACACAAGAGCTGATGTGGAAAAACAGGCCTACag GAGTCTGA